The genome window TGTATGTTTTTCTCGTATCTTCAATTTGCCTGCAATAAATTTGTATTTGCCTCGTTTAATCCTGCCGGTTTCAGAGTCCCTGATTATCACGAATTATATACGATACCGTTTATAGGCTTCAAAAATTACTGGTTTCTATGTACATTATTTTTTGTGAAGGTGCTGGATAAAATTTTCAGCTTCAACGAGAAAATAAATTATGTCTTATGGCTGATAATAAGTGCTGTAATAATAAATTTTCGCGGGATAGTGCCTGAATTTCTCACACAATTTTATTACGGATTATATTTTTGTGCGGGGAAAATTTTAGAGCGTTCAAGATTTATAATTCATACAAAAATTTTTTACGGGGTAATATTTATATTGCTTGCCAGTATATTATTTGCGGACGGAATCGATTTAGGCCGATTGAGTCCATTACGCACGGTTATAGCTGTTTGCATGAGTCTAGGACTATTTATAATATTTCATGCGCTGAAGATTGATAATAAATTTCTAGTTTTATGCGGAGTAAACAGCATGGTCATATACACAATTCATAATTTTATCGCTGCACCGTTAAGAATAATTTGCAGGCTTTCAGGGATTAATACACCGATTTTGATGCTGATATTCTGCTTTGCTATGGCCGTATTGATTCCGTTATTCATCGTGAAATTATACAAGAAATATAAATTTTTGCGCTGGATTGAGTATATATTTTATCCGGGAAAACTTTTCGCGAAATAAAGTAAATCCCCTGCCGTTATTGCATGACAGGGGAGAAAATTT of Synergistaceae bacterium contains these proteins:
- a CDS encoding acyltransferase family protein, whose amino-acid sequence is MVSGLRSQVSGLRDIYVDSLRGLAVIFVVLGHALGWFNEIKFTRIISSLVYSFHVPLLFMIAGYVSGISRKKLNFRDYVIKNFIDLYIPCMFFSYLQFACNKFVFASFNPAGFRVPDYHELYTIPFIGFKNYWFLCTLFFVKVLDKIFSFNEKINYVLWLIISAVIINFRGIVPEFLTQFYYGLYFCAGKILERSRFIIHTKIFYGVIFILLASILFADGIDLGRLSPLRTVIAVCMSLGLFIIFHALKIDNKFLVLCGVNSMVIYTIHNFIAAPLRIICRLSGINTPILMLIFCFAMAVLIPLFIVKLYKKYKFLRWIEYIFYPGKLFAK